The following are encoded in a window of Pseudoalteromonas tetraodonis genomic DNA:
- a CDS encoding PGPGW domain-containing protein, translated as MKKLLIQISGTLFILLGLLFAVVPGPSLIFFIAGLLCFSMYYPKARGYLAWCQKALTRSCAYLDKKLAKHTF; from the coding sequence ATGAAAAAACTACTTATACAGATCAGCGGGACACTGTTTATTTTATTAGGACTACTATTTGCCGTAGTACCTGGACCCTCGTTAATATTTTTTATTGCAGGTTTACTGTGCTTTTCTATGTATTACCCAAAAGCGAGAGGTTATTTAGCGTGGTGTCAAAAAGCGCTTACTCGTTCATGTGCTTATTTAGATAAAAAATTAGCAAAACACACATTTTAA
- the ppsA gene encoding phosphoenolpyruvate synthase has product MQEYVLWYQELGMQDVPRVGGKNASLGEMISNLANAGVQVPGGFATTSDAFNEFLEQSGLNAKIHDILDTLDVDDVNTLAKVGADIRQWIIDTPFQPSLDKAIRDAYSQLHGDTTADVSFAVRSSATAEDMPDASFAGQQETFLNVVGIDSVMTAIKHVFASLFNDRAISYRVHQGYDHRGVALSAGIQRMVRSDKSASGVMFSIDTESGFEDVVFITSSYGLGEMVVQGAVNPDEFYVHKPTLLKNKPSVVRRNIGSKAIQMIYSQDKAHGKQVEIVDVDPALSNKFSITDEEVQNLAKQAVIIEKHYGRPMDIEWAKDGNDGKLYIVQARPETVRSNEDTNVMERFQLNGSSNVVVEGRAIGHKIGSGVVRVLDSIKEMDQVQVGDILVTDMTDPDWEPIMKRAAAIVTNRGGRTCHAAIIARELGIPAVVGCGNATDLIKAGQEVTVSCAEGDTGFIYEGILDFEVLTSRVDEMPELPMKVMMNVGNPDRAFDFARLPHSGVGLARVEFIINRMIGVHPKALLNFDAQTDALKAEITDMIAGYESPVEFYIGKLVEGISTLGCAFAPERVIVRMSDFKSNEYANLVGGQQYEPEEENPMIGFRGAARYISEDFRDCFALECEAIKRVRNTMDMTNIEIMIPFVRTLEEGKRVIELLEEHGLKRGENGLKVIMMCELPSNALMAEEFLEYFDGFSIGSNDLTQLTLGLDRDSGLIAHLFDERDPAIKKLLSMAIKTAKEKGKYVGICGQGPSDHEDFAAWLVEQGIDSVSLNPDTVLETWLYLADKLAK; this is encoded by the coding sequence GTGCAAGAATACGTTCTCTGGTATCAAGAGCTTGGTATGCAAGATGTTCCTCGAGTTGGCGGTAAAAATGCGTCACTTGGTGAAATGATTTCAAACTTAGCTAACGCAGGTGTGCAAGTCCCAGGTGGTTTTGCTACTACCTCAGACGCTTTTAACGAGTTTTTAGAACAATCAGGACTCAACGCAAAAATTCATGACATTTTAGATACACTCGATGTTGATGATGTAAACACACTCGCCAAAGTCGGCGCCGATATCCGCCAGTGGATTATCGATACCCCATTCCAACCTAGTCTAGACAAAGCAATCCGCGACGCATACAGCCAGCTACATGGCGACACAACTGCAGATGTTTCATTCGCTGTTCGTTCATCAGCAACCGCTGAAGATATGCCAGATGCCTCTTTTGCAGGCCAACAAGAAACGTTTTTAAACGTTGTTGGTATTGATTCTGTAATGACAGCCATCAAACACGTATTCGCTTCGTTATTTAATGACCGTGCAATTTCTTATCGTGTTCACCAAGGCTACGATCACCGTGGTGTTGCCTTATCAGCAGGTATTCAACGCATGGTTCGCTCAGATAAATCAGCATCAGGCGTTATGTTTAGTATTGATACTGAATCTGGTTTTGAAGATGTTGTATTTATTACATCAAGCTATGGTTTGGGTGAAATGGTTGTACAGGGTGCGGTAAATCCTGATGAATTTTATGTTCATAAACCAACGCTGCTTAAAAACAAGCCATCAGTAGTTCGTCGTAATATTGGCTCTAAAGCCATTCAAATGATTTACTCTCAAGACAAAGCCCACGGCAAACAAGTAGAAATTGTTGATGTAGATCCAGCACTTTCAAACAAATTCTCGATTACAGATGAAGAAGTGCAAAACCTTGCCAAACAAGCTGTAATCATTGAAAAACATTACGGTCGTCCAATGGACATCGAATGGGCAAAAGATGGTAACGATGGCAAACTATATATAGTTCAGGCGCGTCCAGAAACAGTTCGTTCAAACGAAGACACTAACGTAATGGAACGCTTCCAACTTAATGGCAGCAGCAATGTTGTTGTTGAAGGCCGTGCAATTGGTCATAAAATTGGTAGTGGTGTTGTGCGTGTACTTGATTCAATCAAAGAGATGGACCAAGTACAAGTAGGTGACATTTTAGTTACCGACATGACCGACCCAGATTGGGAACCTATCATGAAACGCGCGGCTGCGATTGTTACAAATCGTGGTGGTCGTACATGTCATGCTGCAATTATTGCACGTGAGTTAGGTATTCCAGCCGTTGTTGGTTGTGGTAATGCAACAGACTTAATTAAAGCAGGTCAAGAAGTTACCGTATCATGTGCCGAAGGCGATACAGGTTTCATCTACGAAGGTATTTTAGACTTTGAAGTGTTAACTTCACGCGTAGACGAAATGCCTGAACTGCCAATGAAAGTAATGATGAACGTAGGTAACCCAGATCGCGCATTCGATTTTGCTCGTTTACCACATTCAGGTGTTGGCCTTGCGCGCGTTGAGTTTATCATCAACCGTATGATTGGTGTTCACCCTAAAGCGTTATTAAATTTTGATGCACAAACTGATGCATTAAAAGCAGAAATTACTGACATGATTGCCGGTTACGAATCACCTGTTGAATTCTATATTGGCAAACTTGTTGAAGGTATTTCTACCCTAGGTTGTGCGTTTGCTCCAGAGCGTGTAATTGTGCGTATGTCTGATTTTAAATCAAACGAATACGCAAACTTAGTGGGCGGCCAGCAATACGAGCCAGAAGAAGAAAACCCAATGATTGGTTTCCGTGGTGCTGCGCGTTATATTTCTGAAGATTTCCGTGATTGTTTTGCCCTTGAGTGTGAAGCAATAAAACGTGTTAGAAATACCATGGATATGACTAACATCGAAATCATGATCCCATTCGTACGTACCCTTGAAGAAGGTAAACGCGTTATTGAATTACTTGAAGAGCATGGCCTTAAACGTGGCGAAAATGGTCTTAAAGTAATTATGATGTGTGAACTTCCGTCAAATGCATTAATGGCTGAAGAATTTTTAGAATACTTCGATGGTTTCTCTATCGGCTCTAATGATTTAACTCAGTTAACGCTTGGTCTTGACCGTGATTCAGGTTTAATTGCGCACTTATTTGATGAGCGCGACCCTGCAATCAAAAAACTTCTTTCTATGGCTATTAAAACAGCAAAAGAAAAAGGTAAGTACGTAGGTATTTGTGGTCAAGGTCCTTCAGATCATGAAGATTTTGCTGCATGGTTAGTAGAGCAGGGCATTGATTCTGTCTCGCTTAACCCAGATACAGTACTAGAAACATGGTTATACTTAGCTGATAAACTCGCTAAATAA